The following coding sequences lie in one Maylandia zebra isolate NMK-2024a linkage group LG14, Mzebra_GT3a, whole genome shotgun sequence genomic window:
- the fkrp gene encoding ribitol 5-phosphate transferase FKRP encodes MRISFCQGLLTIAIILNLLILYYVSRAQQQMMEKRKELGRGTRRAALPASGLGGLLAGAGGEPGVVGVEGHSRGPRVTVLLREFEHFENYVGDVANSFLHQRPELPFLAVADTSPYPPLVLPEGARLLILSPSPDQPPQAHRPEFHVQTEFVLLVPDGVELEQPRAIERLIRELEGEGGGPVRLVAAPVLARSAVQCLHLRVNLREWTAIYSTAASGSSGSVCTALQGDAVVLIRTEDLFNLSVPLGRPLFSSLFIQTSLRGWKVKLLEGPCFSANHRPLFSSAHNQWKADTRLKEATGKLMRSFGLKRLLLPDGREQWYGCSKETPRCFGTVQDDTPDYLYLDRWTPPCCLRALRETTKYVVNILERSGVRYWLEGGTLLGAVRHQDIIPWDYDVDLGIYLEDVPNCDHLKNLDSGSLVDANGYVWERAVEGDFYRVQYSEANHLHVDLWPFYPRNGVMTKDTWTEHKQDVEFPEHFLQPLVPMPFAGITAYGPNNHRAFLELKFGEGAIENPQYPNPAKKRLDRSKL; translated from the coding sequence ATGCGGATCAGTTTCTGTCAGGGCTTGTTAACTATTGCCATCATCCTCAACCTCCTCATTCTCTATTATGTGTCCCGAGCCCAGCAGCAAATGATGGAGAAGAGGAAAGAACTTGGCAGGGGCACAAGAAGGGCTGCCCTACCAGCCTCTGGTCTCGGAGGGTTACTTGCAGGAGCTGGAGGTGAGCCTGGAGTGGTTGGAGTGGAGGGACACAGTCGAGGCCCACGTGTAACTGTTCTACTTCGGGAATTTGAACATTTTGAAAACTATGTTGGGGATGTGGCTAATTCCTTCCTTCACCAGAGGCCAGAGCTTCCATTCCTGGCTGTAGCTGACACATCACCGTACCCTCCACTGGTGCTTCCGGAGGGTGCTCGGCTTCTTATCCTCTCCCCCAGCCCAGACCAACCACCACAAGCTCACAGGCCTGAGTTTCATGTGCAAACAGAGTTTGTGCTGCTAGTGCCTGATGGAGTGGAGCTGGAGCAACCAAGGGCTATTGAGAGGTTAATTAGAGAGTTGGAAGGAGAGGGTGGAGGGCCTGTGAGGTTAGTAGCTGCACCCGTATTGGCTCGATCTGCTGTGCAGTGTCTCCACTTGCGGGTGAACCTCAGAGAGTGGACAGCTATCTATTCAACAGCTGCATCAGGGAGCAGTGGGAGTGTATGTACAGCTTTACAGGGAGATGCAGTCGTACTCATTCGGACTGAGGATCTTTTTAACCTCTCTGTCCCTCTTGGAAGGCCTCTCTTCTCTTCACTCTTCATCCAGACTTCTTTGAGAGGCTGGAAGGTCAAACTCCTGGAAGGCCCCTGTTTCTCTGCAAACCATCGGCCTCTCTTCAGCTCTGCTCACAACCAGTGGAAGGCTGACACTCGACTAAAGGAGGCCACGGGGAAGCTAATGAGGAGCTTCGGTCTGAAGCGTCTTCTGCTGCCTGATGGGAGGGAACAGTGGTACGGCTGCAGCAAAGAGACACCACGCTGCTTTGGCACTGTGCAGGATGACACTCCAGACTATCTTTATCTGGACCGCTGGACACCTCCCTGCTGTCTGCGAGCACTCAGGGAAACCACCAAGTATGTCGTCAATATCTTGGAGCGCTCAGGTGTGCGCTACTGGCTAGAGGGAGGTACTCTGTTGGGCGCCGTACGCCATCAAGATATCATCCCATGGGACTATGATGTAGACCTTGGTATCTATCTGGAGGATGTACCCAACTGCGATCATTTAAAGAACCTGGACTCGGGCTCTCTGGTGGATGCTAATGGCTATGTGTGGGAGCGTGCGGTGGAAGGAGACTTTTACAGGGTCCAGTACAGTGAGGCTAACCACCTGCACGTTGACCTGTGGCCGTTCTATCCACGTAATGGCGTCATGACCAAAGATACGTGGACTGAACATAAACAAGATGTCGAGTTCCCAGAACACTTCCTGCAGCCACTGGTACCCATGCCTTTTGCTGGCATCACTGCCTATGGCCCTAACAACCACAGAGCCTTTTTGGAACTTAAATTTGGAGAGGGGGCGATTGAGAACCCCCAGTATCCCAACCCTGCAAAAAAGAGACTGGACAGAAGCAAATTATGA